In Triticum aestivum cultivar Chinese Spring chromosome 5B, IWGSC CS RefSeq v2.1, whole genome shotgun sequence, the following proteins share a genomic window:
- the LOC123116921 gene encoding protein kinase PINOID-like, with translation MAATITAASSSTPPKPPNAAMLQPAPHLPDMADAAAAPNSSSSVSSASSSSTAGRSSAFSVDSAAATPTSSPPRPHRAGDVAWAPIRAALAPVGPRDFTLVRRVGAGDIGTVYLCRLEAEGDQSCAYAMKVVDRRALAKKGKLGRAAAEKRVLRRLDHPFLPTMFADFDAGTDYSCIVMEFCPGGDLHSLRHRMPGRRFPLASARFYAAEVLLALEYLHMMGIVYRDLKPENVLIRGDGHIMLTDFDLSLESTASPALEEACNLTGEDDGGARPIPACFPEVHLLRLMKWRRRAAPRPRPRFVAEPVDARSSSFVGTHEYVAPEVASGGGHGASVDWWAYGVFLYELLYGRTPFVGATNEATLRNIVRAPLECPPLGAGTPHAEAAAARDLIARLLDKDPRARLGSRRGAADVKAHPFFKGLNFALLRSSSPPVVPPPAALHQQRGKASPDVHQLFEQF, from the coding sequence ATGGCCGCTACCATCACCGCAGCGTCTTCGTCGACACCACCCAAACCTCCCAACGCCGCCATGCTGCAGCCCGCGCCGCACCTCCCCGACATGGCCGACGCCGCGGCGGCGCCCAACTCCAGCTCCAGCGTCAGCTCCGCGAgcagcagcagcacggctggcCGCTCGTCCGCCTTCTCCGTCGACTCGGCCGCCGCCACGCCCACCTCGTCCCCGCCGCGCCCGCACCGCGCGGGCGACGTCGCGTGGGCGCCCATCCGTGCCGCCCTGGCGCCGGTCGGCCCGCGGGACTTCACCCTCGTCCGCCGCGTCGGCGCGGGCGACATCGGCACCGTCTACCTctgccgcctcgaggccgagggcgACCAGTCGTGCGCCTACGCCATGAAGGTGGTGGACCGCCGCGCGCTCGCCAAGAAGGGCAAGCTCGGCCGCGCTGCCGCCGAGAAGCGGGTCCTGCGGCGGCTCGACCACCCGTTCCTGCCCACCATGTTCGCCGACTTCGACGCCGGAACGGACTACTCCTGCATCGTCATGGAGTTCTGCCCCGGCGGGGACCTCCACTCCCTCCGCCACCGCATGCCCGGCCGCCGCTTCCCGCTCGCATCCGCCCGGTTCTACGCCGCCGAGGTGCTCCTCGCGCTGGAGTACCTGCACATGATGGGCATCGTGTACCGCGACCTCAAGCCGGAGAACGTGCTCATCCGCGGCGACGGCCACATCATGCTCACCGACTTCGACCTGTCGCTCGAGTCCACGGCGTCGCCGGCGCTCGAGGAGGCATGCAACTTGACAGGCGAAGACGACGGCGGCGCAAGGCCGATCCCGGCCTGCTTCCCCGAGGTGCACCTCCTCCGGCTGATGAAGTGGAGGCGGCGCGcggcgccgcggccgcggccgcggttCGTGGCGGAGCCGGTGGACGCGCGGTCGAGCTCGTTCGTGGGGACGCACGAGTACGTGGCGCCggaggtggcgagcggcggcgggcaCGGCGCGTCGGTGGACTGGTGGGCTTACGGCGTGTTCCTGTACGAGCTGCTGTACGGGCGGACCCCGTTCGTGGGCGCCACCAACGAGGCCACGCTCCGCAACATCGTGCGCGCCCCGCTGGAGTGCCCGCCGCTCGGCGCCGGGACGCCgcacgcggaggcggcggcggcgcgggacctGATCGCGCGGCTCCTGGACAAGGACCCGCGGGCGCGGCTGGGGTCGCGGCGCGGCGCCGCGGACGTGAAGGCGCACCCGTTCTTCAAGGGCCTCAACTTCGCGCTGCTTCGGTCGTCGTCCCCGCCCGTCGTGCCGCCGCCGGCAGCGCTGCACCAGCAGCGCGGCAAGGCGTCGCCGGACGTGCACCAGCTGTTCGAGCAGTTCTGA